ATTTTGTTGATCAGGTATCCCTAAAGTAAGTGCAAATAACGGAAAAACTCCTTCTGGTAAGTCAAACAAACGACTGATTTCCGCAGGTTCATTACGTACCCCGCCTATATAGCAAATTCCATACCCTTTAGATTCTGCAGCAATTACTAAATTTTGTGCAAATAAGGCGACATCCACTGTACCTACTAATACATTTTCAGTAGTATCCATCATAATATCCGTATCTTGCATTTTACCAGCTGCTTGAAGACGATGAAAATCAGCGCATAATAAAAACGCTGCTCCTGCAGTTTCAAATTGCTTTTGGTTGCTAGACAGTCTACCTAACTCTTCTTTTTTCTTATCATCTGTCACCCAGATAACGCTATATGCTTGTACAAAATGGGAGCTTGCGGCATGTTGAGCAGTTTCTATAAGCTCTGAAACTTCCTCTCTAGACAATGTATAATCTTTATATTTTCGAACAGATGCATGATTGCGTAATAATTTTTCTACCATCTTGTCTAACCTCTTTTCTACATTTTTCTTTATGTATAGTATAGCTGAATATTGTGAATGGAGAAAAAAATTAAAAGCGAATTAGAATGTCTTTAACAGACTCCCTGATTCGCTTTTATTCAAGTTTGTAAATGCCTATTTTCTTCTGCAGTGAAAGCTCTGGATCTTGTTAAAAAACGTTTCCCCTCAACACCTTCAAGGGAGAACATGCCCCCACGTCCGTCCACTACATCTATTATTAGCTGTGTATGCTTCCAATATTCAAACTGACTTTTATGCATATAAAAGGGTGTATCTCCAATACTTCCCAAAAACACATCCTGATCTCCTAAAATTAAATCACCATCTGGATAACACATGGGAGAGGACCCATCACAACAGCCTCCCGATTGATGAAACATTAGCTGACCATGCTTACTTTTCAATAATTCAATGAGTTCTAGTGCAGTGTCTGTAGCGATTACGCGTTCAACCATCTACACTCACCCTTTCCTTATCAAAAGAATCCAAGTTTGTTTTCATTATAACTAACAAGAAGGTTCTTAGTTTGTTGGTAGTGGTTGAGCATCATTAAATGATTTTCTCGGCCAATACCTGACATTTTATAACCACCAAATGCAGAATGAGCTGGATATTGGTGATAGCAGTTTGTCCAAACACGTCCCGCTTGAATACCACGTCCAAAACGATACGCCGTGTTCATATTACGTGTCCAAATGCCAGATCCTAATCCGTATAATGTATCATTTGCAATTTCCAGTGCTTCTTCTTTTGTTTTAAAAGTTGTTACAGATACTACTGGACCGAAGATTTCCTCTTGGAAAATGCGCATATTGTTCGTACCTTTAAACACTGTTGGTTTAATATAATATCCATCTGCAAATTCTCCATCAAGTATATTACGTTCTCCTCCGATTAAGCACTCTGCACCTTCTTGCTTTCCAATATCTAAGTAAGACATGATTTTTTCCATTTGTTCAGTAGATGCCTGTGCACCCATCATTGTATTTGGATCTAATGGGTTTCCAATTTTAATCGCTTCCACGCGTGCCAGTACTCGTTCGATGAATCGATCATAAATAGATTCTTGAATAAGTACACGAGATGGACACGTACAAACTTCTCCTTGGTTTAAAGCAAATAGAACGAATCCTTCTACTGCTTTATCCAAAAATGCATCATCTTCATCCATAATATCTTCGAAGAAAATATTTGGTGATTTACCTCCAAGCTCTAACGTTACTGGAATTAAATTTTGAGACGCATATTGCATTATTAAGCGACCAGTTGTTGTTTCACCTGTAAACGCTATTTTACTAATTCGTGGGCTAGATGCCAGTGGCTTACCAGCTTCTAATCCAAATCCATTTACAATATTCAAAACGCCTGGTGGTAATAAATCACCAATTAACTCCATAAGAACTAAAATAGATGCAGGCGTTTGTTCTGCAGGTTTTAAGACGACGCAATTTCCTGCTGCAAGTGCCGGTGCAAGTTTCCAAACAGCCATTAATATTGGGAAGTTCCATGGAATAATTTGTCCAACTACGCCAAGCGGCTCATTAAAATGATAGGCAACGGTATCATTATCAATTTGACTCAAATTTCCTTCTTGTGCACGAATAGCCCCTGCAAAATAACGAAAATGATCAATTGCTAATGGCAAGTCAGCGTTTAATGTTTCACGAACTGCTTTCCCGTTATCCCATGTTTCCGCAACTGCAAGCATCTCTAAGTTTTCCTCTATACGATTTGCAATTTTATTTAATATATTTGATCTTTCCGCCACGGAAGTTTTACCCCATGCATCTTTTGCTCCATGTGCTGCATCTAAAGCAAGCTCAATGTCTTCTGCAGTTGAACGTGCAACTTGGGTAAATACTTTCCCTGTGATTGGTGTTACGTTTTCAAAGTATTCTCCTTTTACCGGGGGTGTCCACTCGCCATTAATATAGTTTTCATACTTGTCCTTAAATGAAACCTTCGAGCCTTCTGTATTCGGAAATGCATAAACCATTCTGTAATTCCTCCCCTTAATATCTTTTGGCACATTCCACATCTTATGTAGACACGCCTTCACGTATGCGCTTTCAAAACTATTTAAATAAAAATAGTCTTATATCCATTTTGACAGATTAGGTTTAATATTTCAATTATTTACACTATTCTTTTGATAAAAAATAACTCAAGCACATTTAGTATATACTCAAGTCATTTTTCAAAATTTATTTATTTGTCTCTCTTCTTACAACAGGAGCTACTTCTGTTGCCAGTAGTTCTATTCCTTTTGCAACCTCACTAATTGATTGACCGCCAATATCGATTTGTGCTATGAATCGTTGATGTCCAAATAATTCATATTGATAAAGAATCTTTTCAATAATTTGTTGTGGACTACCTACAAATAGCGCTGTTTCTGGACTTACCATATGTTCAAAATCAGAACGGGTCATTCTTGTTTCCGTGCCTCTTTGTTTATTCACATAAGACCAATAATTGGAGTAATATGGATAGAACTCATCTTTTGCTTGTTGTGTTTCTTTCGCAATATAGGTGTGACCTGTTACCCCAACCTGTAAGCTATCACGAGCATGACCGACATCTGCTCCTACTCGTAAATATAAGTCTACCAGTGGTTTAAAGTGCATAGGATTTCCACCAAGGATAGCAAGAACCAATCCAGTCCCAAGCCTTCCTGCTCTAATAGCACTTTCCGTTGAACCACCAACACCAATCCAAATGGGAAGTTTCTCTTGAACTGGTCTAGGAGAAATCATTGCATTTGCTAGGATTGGTCGAAATTTACCTTCCCAAGTTACTATTTCTTCGCTATTTAATTGCTGGAGCAATTTAATATTCTCTTCAAATAAAGCATCGTAATCGTGCAAGTCATATCCAAAAAGAGGAAAAGACTCCACAAATGCTCCTCTTCCTGCTATTATTTCGGCTCTACCATTTGAAATTTGATCTAACGTAGCGAAATCTTCAAATAAGCGGACGGGATCCAATGTACTTAAAACGGTTGTTGCACTTGTTAATTTTATACGCTTTGTTGCTTGTGCAACAGCTGAGAGTACAACTGCTGGAGAGGAGATGGTGTAATCTAATCGATGATGTTCTCCAACTCCGAAAATATCAAGCCCTGCTTCATCTGCCAACTTGCCTAGTTCTATTACCTCTCTTAAACGCTGTGATGCACTTATGGTTTTTCCAGTAAGCGGATTTGGTCCAAGGTCGCCAAAAGTATAAATACCAATTTCCATTGCTTACTTCACCTCTGCTACTAATTCAAATCGTTCAATTAGATGCGGAGGATTTGCAATTTCATCTATATCTGCCATTGCAATTACCTTATGGGACTTGTCAGACATTTTTTTATAAATAATACTTTCCGTTTTTCCAGTTGCACCTATTACACTAATCGCCAACCTAATTACCTCCTGTTTGTTTAACTAATTTTCCGTATTAATCTAAAGTTATTAAAGATAGTATATGAACAACCACTCTAAAGCGACTACCGATTTACATCCTATTTCACCTTTCCATGTAAGTTCTTATTTCAGACAACAAAAAAAGCGCTACAAATGCTGTAGCGCTTTCCTTTACTCACTTTTTCATACG
The nucleotide sequence above comes from Psychrobacillus glaciei. Encoded proteins:
- a CDS encoding DUF779 domain-containing protein, whose product is MVERVIATDTALELIELLKSKHGQLMFHQSGGCCDGSSPMCYPDGDLILGDQDVFLGSIGDTPFYMHKSQFEYWKHTQLIIDVVDGRGGMFSLEGVEGKRFLTRSRAFTAEENRHLQT
- a CDS encoding LLM class flavin-dependent oxidoreductase yields the protein MEIGIYTFGDLGPNPLTGKTISASQRLREVIELGKLADEAGLDIFGVGEHHRLDYTISSPAVVLSAVAQATKRIKLTSATTVLSTLDPVRLFEDFATLDQISNGRAEIIAGRGAFVESFPLFGYDLHDYDALFEENIKLLQQLNSEEIVTWEGKFRPILANAMISPRPVQEKLPIWIGVGGSTESAIRAGRLGTGLVLAILGGNPMHFKPLVDLYLRVGADVGHARDSLQVGVTGHTYIAKETQQAKDEFYPYYSNYWSYVNKQRGTETRMTRSDFEHMVSPETALFVGSPQQIIEKILYQYELFGHQRFIAQIDIGGQSISEVAKGIELLATEVAPVVRRETNK
- the nfsA gene encoding oxygen-insensitive NADPH nitroreductase; translation: MVEKLLRNHASVRKYKDYTLSREEVSELIETAQHAASSHFVQAYSVIWVTDDKKKEELGRLSSNQKQFETAGAAFLLCADFHRLQAAGKMQDTDIMMDTTENVLVGTVDVALFAQNLVIAAESKGYGICYIGGVRNEPAEISRLFDLPEGVFPLFALTLGIPDQQNDVKPRLPVAAVLHENEYDSSKYEGLLKEYDQTMEDYYVGRGSNQKVANWTKSMADFLKTPRRSHMAEFLSSKGFHLK
- the adh gene encoding aldehyde dehydrogenase: MVYAFPNTEGSKVSFKDKYENYINGEWTPPVKGEYFENVTPITGKVFTQVARSTAEDIELALDAAHGAKDAWGKTSVAERSNILNKIANRIEENLEMLAVAETWDNGKAVRETLNADLPLAIDHFRYFAGAIRAQEGNLSQIDNDTVAYHFNEPLGVVGQIIPWNFPILMAVWKLAPALAAGNCVVLKPAEQTPASILVLMELIGDLLPPGVLNIVNGFGLEAGKPLASSPRISKIAFTGETTTGRLIMQYASQNLIPVTLELGGKSPNIFFEDIMDEDDAFLDKAVEGFVLFALNQGEVCTCPSRVLIQESIYDRFIERVLARVEAIKIGNPLDPNTMMGAQASTEQMEKIMSYLDIGKQEGAECLIGGERNILDGEFADGYYIKPTVFKGTNNMRIFQEEIFGPVVSVTTFKTKEEALEIANDTLYGLGSGIWTRNMNTAYRFGRGIQAGRVWTNCYHQYPAHSAFGGYKMSGIGRENHLMMLNHYQQTKNLLVSYNENKLGFF